The segment AAAAACAGTTGGGAGTTGCTTGTAAATCCAGAAATTTTGGTGCGGAAGTTTTGCCGATGACTCGTTCTAATTGCGGAATAGCATCAATTAAAAGGTGTCCTTTATTTCCGACAAAATCTAAAATTTTTTGCTTCCATTGTTCTAATATTTCTTTTCGTTCTCTTAAAATTTGATGACAAAATTCATTCAAAGCTTGAGAAATAGCAAAATAGGGAATATTACATTTATATTGATCGAATTTTCCTGAAATAAAAATCCCTCGTTTAGCCGTAATGGGTCTATGAATTTCTCGAACTAAGGAGGATTTTCCTACTCCCGAATAGCCCGAAATCCAAATTAATTCTCGGTTTCCTTGACTCACTCGTTCAAAGACATTTAATAAGGTTTGAAAATGTTGTTCTCGACCATATAATTTTTCTGGAATTTGTAATTTATCCGATAAATCTTGGCTTCCCAGTTGAAAGGTATCAATATAGCCTTGAGTTTTAATTTGTTCTAAACAGCGTTCTAAATCGCTTTTAATTCCATAGGCAGATTGATATCGATCTTCGGCATTTTTTGCCATTAATTTTAAAATAATACGCGATAAAGTTTCGGGTAAAATAAAAGCCGTATAGTGATGGGGAGAAATCGGAGTTTTGGCAATATGACTATGGACTAATTCTAAAGGATCTTGGCTTTCAAAGGGTAATTGACCCGTTAGTAATTCATAAAAACTTACCCCTAACGCATAAAAATCGCTCCGATAATCAATGGTTCGATTCATGCGTCCCGTCTGTTCAGGGGAGAGATAGGCTAAGGTTCCTTCTAAGGTATTTGGAGAAATAAAGGTAAGTTTTTCTTGAGATAAAACACTGGCAATTCCAAAATCAACTAGCTTAACAATTCCCGTCTGACGATTTAATATAATATTACTGGGATTAATATCTTTATGAATAATATTAAATCCATGAATTTGACCTAAAATTTTAGTAATGGCGATCGCTAATTGCAAAAACTCAATTAAACTCAATTGACCCGCCAATCTTAACTGGGTTAGAGATTCTCCCCCAAAATCTTCTAAAATCATCATGGGTTGATGGTCATGGCGTTCTAAGCCATAAACCTTCACAACTCCCGGCAAATTTAAAGACTGAATCAGTTCATATTCGCGTTGAAACCGAGTTAACTGTTTAGGACTATGCCCCTGTTCCCGCAGGACTTTCAAGACCACAGGCTGTTGATGGGCAAGCCAATAGCCCCGATACACTAAACTGGTGGGGCTGCTATAAAGTAAAGTAGTGGTGCGAAACCCTGATAGCGTTAGCATTTTAGTTGAATTCATATATCGAGTGGTTTGGATCAACAAACTTCAATCTCCAGGTCGAAAATGATTTATTCTGGGCTATAAATCGCTTCCTTCGTGAACGGTCGATGTTCCATCCACTTCTCTAAGATACCTAATATTATCCTGGAGATAGTGTGCGTTATATCACATTTATATTTGCGTAAGGCCTTTAATTAAACATGACGATTCAAGCTGGAACCCTTTATATTGTTGGTACTCCCATTGGGAACCTTGAAGATATAACATTACGGGCGATAAAAATTTTACAAAGTGTCGATGGGATTGCCGCCGAAGATACTCGTCATACGGCCAAGTTATTACACCATTTTGACATCAAAACTCCGCAACAGAGTTATTATGAACATAATCAACATCGCCGGATTCCCAGTTTGCTTGAATCTCTGCGTCAGGGAAAGGCGATCGCTTTAGTTACCGATGCTGGAATGCCAGGAATTTCTGACCCCGGATATGAATTGGTTAAGGCTTGTATTGAAGCGAATATTCCAGTTATTCCTATTCCTGGTGTTAGTGCTAGTTTAACAGCTTTGAGTGCGGCGGGACTGCCAACGGATCGATTTATTTTTGAAGGCTTTTTACCCACGAAAAATAAAGAGCGCCAACAGCGTTTAACGGTATTAAAAACGGAATCTCGGACAATCATATTATATGAAGCACCCCATCGTCTTCTGGAAACCTTAGAAGATTTAGATCAAAATTTAGAATCAAAACGGCCGATTGTAATCGCACGGGAATTAACAAAACGGTATGAAGAATTTTGGCGAGGAACGTTAGCAGAAGCCGTACAATATTATCAAAATCACAACCCTAAAGGAGAACTAACTTTAGTGATTGCGGGTGTTGAGGAAACTACAACTCCTCTCACCGAAGATCAAATTAAAGCCGAACTCCAACGTCTCATTCAGCAGGGGATATCCCGCTCTGAAGCCAGTCGTCAACTCGCCGAGGCTACCTCCGTTCCCCGTCGCCAAATCTACCAATTGGCTTTAACTTTACTTGACAGTTGACAGTTGACGGTTGACGGTTGAAGATTAGGGGTTAAGCGTTAAGCTTGTAGAGACGTTGTATACAACGTCTCTACACAGCCAACAGTCAACAGCCAACAAACAACCAATATGGCTTATATCACCCAGCGCCGTCGGTCTGTGCGACCTTCTTCTGTTCGAGGCTATTCTTTAAGGCGATCGCCTGTTAAAGTTCGGACTAGACCTCCCCATCCCTTAGCACGGTTAAAATACTCTCGGATTCTATTTTTAATTGCCCTATTATTAACCGTTAACTGGACAATGGGAGCGATTTTAAAACTATTATTTCCCCCCGCAAAACCCCAACCCCAAACTCACAATATTGCGATTTCTGCTCCGGTTTCCGAGAGCGATAAAACCGTTGTTTATAATATTAAAACTCCCCCTAATTTAATCCCCAGTAAAGACTTACAAATTATGGTTGATGGGGCCGTTGATATTGCCAAAATTCAAGGATTACCCACCGAATCTTTATCAATTACCTTAATTGATGTTAGTAAAGCTGCCAGCCATACTATTGCCGGATATAATAATACTAAGCTGAGATTTCCGGCTAGTGTTGCTAAATTATTTTGGATGGTTGCCTTTTTTGGTTATGCAGAAAAAGGATATATTG is part of the Planktothrix serta PCC 8927 genome and harbors:
- the rsmI gene encoding 16S rRNA (cytidine(1402)-2'-O)-methyltransferase, coding for MTIQAGTLYIVGTPIGNLEDITLRAIKILQSVDGIAAEDTRHTAKLLHHFDIKTPQQSYYEHNQHRRIPSLLESLRQGKAIALVTDAGMPGISDPGYELVKACIEANIPVIPIPGVSASLTALSAAGLPTDRFIFEGFLPTKNKERQQRLTVLKTESRTIILYEAPHRLLETLEDLDQNLESKRPIVIARELTKRYEEFWRGTLAEAVQYYQNHNPKGELTLVIAGVEETTTPLTEDQIKAELQRLIQQGISRSEASRQLAEATSVPRRQIYQLALTLLDS